agccacaactggaactcccccaaTTCCTTCGATAACCCCCTTTATCTTTCTTATATTAATCCGTTGCTTGCAACCAAAGAATCTGCACTGATCGACTGCTCCAAGATGTCGATAACCTATTTGAGACAGATGATTTTTCCTGAGAACActgaatgaatttatcacatgaAGTACATACCTGAAAAAACTTAGTTACAATTACTCTCAACACTTCTCGAACTTATTGGGTACTTTCCCCTAGAGCAAAAGGACTATAAGAACCAGgggaaatctttttatttttcactgatcTAACGTGTTAAGCTTTGTGTGATGATTTCTCCTCTAAGTGTGTAAAGCCAAATCCTGGTGttctaaatgattttctttttctttactaagagacctgggtgggggaggaataATGGTTTTAGTAAGAGGTAAAGACAAGAAAGGTTGTGAAGCTTTTGAAATATTAACTCCTAGATACTTGGAAGCAGGATGAAGAGGAAGCAAATTTGAAAGCTAGATTTCCTTTCTGTTGCCCAGAAGAGCAGGAGCTCATTAAAACTTGGCAGACTCCTTGTGTCTGTACATACAACTCTTTGTCCGGGTCGGGGGCAGGTACAGAAGATGGAGACCTGCATTTGCATGAGGAGTGGGCTTCGGAGGTACCAAGAACAGCCTCCAGAGGAGAGAGTTTACCTGGCTGGAGACAGTGGGGTAAGACCATGCAGTGTAATCATTTGTGATTTATAAAAAAGTATAACAAGAGTCATGAGACGGGAGAGAGCAGATATTCACTCAGAGAATCTGGAACTTCCTCATCAATGAAGACCATCTGAGAGAGTACgtttaacaaaagaaacaaaagagatgaTTTGCAAAATCCAGGGAGACACTGTGATGAGTGGAGTTAAAATTGCTCACACATTTGGATAGGAATATAATCTAGATGGGACACTAAAATCAGGATCTGCAGGAACTTCTCACTGCTTCCCTGGTCCTGGGAGCTGtggcagctctctctctcttccaaccTGGAATCTGCCTAATGGCTCCTCACCAGGGCACTGCCCATGGTGCTGAGGAGGTGCCCCCTTTCGGTTCCTGGTGCTCCCAGAGCCTCTCCCCTTCTTGGTTTGGGTAACCATGTTTCAGGCTTAGACCTGATGCTAAAGGTGCTACACTAGCTCCGCTGCGCAGTCTTTCGAAAAATCTTAATTTAATAGGAcaactaaaaaatatttctaaaaattaacttTGGGGTGATTAACTATTATTCTTTTACTATGTAAACAATTACTTtcaagtcttcatttttttcttctgaactaTGACCATATACATACATAGTTTCTAGAGTTGTAAGCTCTATGTTAATACAACAATTATGCTTCTTAAGAAAcaatatattctaaaattaatgGGTTTACACATTTTACTTATTAATATTAATGGCTTTATATTTTCACCTATAATTTTGACTACTGCTTCCAAACTGTCAggtgtttaaattttctttctttattatatataataaatattgctACAATAAAAAATCCTTTGCATAGAGCattaaaagaatctttttttttttggctgtgcccacggcatgctgaggttccctggccagggatcaaacctgtgccacagcagcgacccaaggaacagcagtgacaaccctagattcataacccactgagccactgggaactcctaaaaaatcatttttgattctttctttgagATAGATATTGCAATGGGTGATATTACCAGGTCAGACAATATGGTGCCTCTTGATTGGTCCTCAGGCATGTGAAAACCATTCCCAATGATTCCCAAGATGCCCCAATTTATAGGATGCTCACATCCATGCCAACTTTGCTTTGCAAAtagtcatttcttcctttttaaagtattcCAATTTGCATTTATTCAATTAATGTGGCTACTTTTCAATATTTGTTTCTCCTATTTCTACATGTGTGAGTTacgtatttatatattttgcccaggtaatcattttagaaaaggcaaggaatttTACTGAAAAAAGCCATTAACCTCTTTTCTAACATATTACATATGTTTCTGCATCTTTAAGTTTTCCTGTTAGCTTTGtttagttatatttattatacaGATGTTTAAAATTCTACATGGCTCTATTTGCTTTGATTATTGGAAACTTGTTTCAGTTGTTGGGATGTTTTAtaatcatttgctttattttttagaagtatTTTTACTGGTtgctttattttcagaaaaaaaagaaaaagaaaaagaaaaaaaatacttcagtCCATCTTGAGCTTTTTTTACCAAAGAATGGAACACAgtgaaatggagcaggaccctcTGATCTTCCCCGACCTGTCTTCTGCCTGCTTTTGTCTGTAGAGAAACTTCGGCCAAAGAATAagttaatcagagaagtgagaagatgcagaagcaaaagaaaacagttgAATGAGACCAAATAATACtagtttagtcattaagcaaaggcaaggacctttagttcctcctcaagggccatagataatattctgaaccATATCCTGTGAGCTGCCTTGTAGATAATGAAATCCCTActgggtggaagaagttaactacaggACGACCAGACTTGCAGCCAAGACATAAGCTGCCACAATTTGAGAAACggcctcaaagaaatgggaacaaatcCACCCAGGTGTACTTAAAAACAATCCAGATGACGATGTTGGGACTACTGCATGACCAATTTCAGGATGACTGTCAGATCTGACTGTGCTGTTTCTACAGGTAGCCCCCTCCCTTCACCTATACATCCCTGAAATTCCCATTTAAAAGGTCTTGCCCCTCCCCTGGTTGTCTGTGGGGAGAGCGTTGGCCTTTGGACAGAAGTTTGCCCTTTCTGCCCCTCCTACCCCCACTTGCTGgcctccaaaataaagcaaattttattttccatcaaattgattctttttttttaaacattctttagctcatattatcctccattatgttccatcaccagagattgtatatagttccctgtgctatacagtaggacctcatggcttatccattctaaatgtaatattttgcacaATCTTGCCTCTTTACTGCCTGTAGAGCAGGAAGCAGCCAGACCTTACCTTCTGTAGCAACATCACTTTCTCTTTATTGAGACTTCTGATTTCAGTCCCATTTGCAGAGGTACTTTAGCCAATAAAAAGCTAGTCCCATCCTGGGGTTGTGTGCATTcctttatgttaatttttatttttactgagaatcttccttttaaaaatattgtcaacacacacacacacacacacacacacacacacacacgaacataCACAAAACACTGAGAGAACAAATATTATGTAAAACTAATAACAAAACTATTAGTGGGTCAGATTTTGCCTAACAGCTGTCAGACTGTATCCTTTATCTACATAGCTTTTATTGATGCTCCTGTCCCTTCAGTATTAGGGCTTTTCATGATGAATCAGCTAATGCTTTAAAGCTGACACATGGTTTGTTGCTGTTCACATAGTCACCAGACAGTAGTATGGCTTTGGCAGGCAATATGAAAGAAGAGGGGTCCAGTTCTGATTCTCAGCTTAGCAACCTGACTCCTTTATCATGATGTCGCTctgttttaaaaaacatccaaTCCTCTCCCTTTTCAAGCCATACAAAGTAGATAAAACACAGTAGCCAGACTCACAACCCACTTTAGCCCAACAGAGAGACTCAACAGCATAAATGAAGAATGGAATTTGTAATAAAACAAATTCCTGAAGGCTTTTCCTTAGGAATTCATCTGAAGCATGATTGACTTAGGAAATAAACCAACTGTGCTAAGGCCATATTTTCTCCAACGCTAAAAAAGGAAGTGGTTTGGGGATTGAAACATATGGTACAAAGCGACACAATCCATAAATACAGGATTCATAACAACATATTGTTACTGATGTCTAGAGCTGAAAAGCATATTGGTTGCTGTTATCACTTTAATTTAAATACTGTCACTTATTTTTCTCAAGATGAGATGAAGGTGGAAGATGATCTAAGACTGCCTTGcctagtcttttttattttttgcaatgcACAGAACTAAAGAGGTAGGAGCTGCTTGCTCCTTGAGAAGCAGTTCACCTCTTTTGTAAAAACAGAGGATTTGATTACATTAAAAAGACCATCAGGGATAATTTGAGGCAGGTAAAcacagaaaccataaaaatagGAGGCAATTCAGTGAGATGAAAATAGCACAGCACTTGCAGCCCTTGCTTTGCCACTTACCAACTGGGATACCTTGGAGAAGATTCTAGATCTGTCTATAGCATCACTTGTGAGATGATCAAAAGTGAGATAATGGCGCCCACCTCACAgtgttgttatgaagattaaatgatttaaCAAATGTAACAGGACCTGGAACAGCTGTTCAGTACATGTTAACTACTATTATCACCCCAAGAAGCTATGCAGAACTAGATTTGATGGCAATTGGCAATTAacgaagagaaaaataaaagcattttaaattggAAGTAAATGTGATCTTTATTATCCTCAAATAtccatataggagttcctgttgtggctcagtggaaacaaacccaactagtatccatgaggatgcgggttggatccctggccctgctcagtgagttaaggaccctgcattgctgtgagctgtggtgtaggtcagcagctgtagttccgacctgacccctagcctgggaatgtccatgtgctgcagccctgaaaagcaaacaaaaaaaaaaaaaaggaaaaaaaccatacAGTCAGATCTTTCTAAAGCGAGAAACAGGCTCACAATTCAAGGTCATGGTCACAACGCCTTGGAGCTATGTCAGGTAGACTAATCAAGCTATTAGCTTGTAAATTCCAGCCATTCAACTTGTTAAATTTAATCAAGCATTTCAAACCCTTGGTCACAATTTCaaatttccaggttttttttttttttttttttttgctttttagggctacaaccacagcatatggaagctcccagcctaggggttcaactggagctacagtcacagcaatgtgggatctgagccgtctctgcgacctacaccacagattgtagtgccaaatccttaacccagagcgaagccagggatggaacccgcatcctgatgggtattagttgggtttgtaacccgctgggccacaaggggaactctcaagtctttctcttttaaacttcCTCCAGTCAAGAAGTCTGCTGTCCCCTCTGTAAATGAGGGGGTGAGAAGGACCTTGACATTGTTTCCACTATCTCCTTTCTGGATTAGAATCACACAAATGTTCAGCTATCCTGAGATCAGATGTGGCTAAGTATTAAGAAAGGGTTCAAAAGGAACCCGCAGGTCTCCTGTCTTCCTTATACACTGATCTCAtagaagaagaggagagggggaaggaaggacatTAGTGGAATGAATGGGTTGTGTTCTAACACTTTACATGCTTCACCTTTTTGAATCCTCAAAGCAACCCAGGGATGAATCCTCATTTTAATTAGGAGAAATGACGCaaagaggtgaagtaacttgctcaTGCGGCTAATGAGAAGTGACTGTGGTAAAGACCCTGTTGTAACTGAATCCAAACCCAGGTGTGTCAGAACCTTTGAACTATGCTACCCTGAAATAGGGGTAAGACTCATGTAACTACAGGATTGGGAGCATTTACTGATTATTAATACCTTTTTTAAAGTACTGCACAGGGAATAAAGGGGCAGGGATACCTGTTCTCTGTAGTTCATAAATAGTTTATGAAATAAAGGTATGGCAGGAGCCTTAGTAGATGGGTGCTCTGATAGTAACTCACTTGTCCTACTTTTCTGTGGGGTGGGCAAGACTAGCTACCAGCCTTTTCAAAATATAAGGATAATACATCTTGAAATGGATCTTCCTTGCCCTGAGAAAAATCACCTGGGTTTTGTCCCTTGGCTAAGTACTTGTAGGGAGAGTACATCTCATTGTCCTGGCATTTCGAAAGCCTTAAGCGTCTTCCGCACGGAGTGGTCCATTGTGAGAACCATGCCTGATGTGAAGTGGAAGATACTGAGACTAGACCTGTCCCAGATCTCCAGCAGACAGCTTGTTCTCTGGGAAATGAGAGTAGAAGGTGGGACCACAGAAAGCTGGTAACATCTAGGGTACAGGCAACTGTGCACTTATTGGTATACTGGCTCTCCTAAACAAACAGAaccaaaagaagtaaaattttttgctcttttccatACTGTACTATTCCTACCATACTGATTTTAGGCTACTGACATGAGGTCACTGAACATGGAGCTGGGGAAGTGGATCCATACTTTGGATCTCCTCCAGTGTGAATAGGTTCCAGCACACCCCTTGGCTGCAGGTTTATTTTCCTGTGAGGGATTCTGGGCTGTTACATTAGGAAAAAGACTTCCCAGGATGAGAGCGCTCTCAGCTTCCCTGTCAGGTCTGACTTTGAAACTAAGTTTTGTTAGTGTAGACAGCATCCATCTCTGCTGCAGAGGTGTACCTGCCCATCTCTGTATCTCTTGAGTACTAGGAGCAACACCACTTCAGCATCCTGGAGAGAGTCCACTGCAGCGGGAATCATCACTGCCTCCGCCCATGGGAGGGATGATTCTGAATCTGTGCCATTGTGTCCAATTGTGCAGTGGGGCTGAGAATCGGAGGTGAGAGAGCATCCCAGGAAGTTCTCATCCCTGACTGAGTGGAAGCCCCATTAACTGAACTTAATGCTGAATGGGCAACCAACCCTGAGAACCTATCTCCACTGAGACTGAGAGCTAAGCTGGGATTTAGTCCAGTCTTAGCTGTTCTTTCAAGAGTCCTGAGTTTCTGTCTGAAACAGAAAATTCAGGAGCAGAAGCAATGAGACAGGAGGAGtcaggctggattcttaaccctcaaGACATGCTTGGAGATTTCTGGATGTACCATGGGAGTGGGATGTGACTTTGGAAAGGGAAAGATGGGTTTCCATTACCCAAAGAAAAGTGATTAAAAGATGCTCAGACAAGAGAAATATATTCATCCCTGTTGCTACAAGAGGTAGTTAATCTATCAAGACACTTGAAAACCACCAGTAAATGAAAATAGTTCACCTAACACCTGATTGGAATTATATAACTTTCCCCATATATAAAACCATGAGATGTAAAGGAAAAGatgcatattttcttatttttgaactttaaaaGTTCTTCTTGACTCCTTACAGTTTGGTCTCTgagtcaaaacaaagaaaaatatatgttcataaaagccatttaattttctttctccccttgcTCTTTTCATCATGTTCTCCTGAACTCAGAGCATTACCCTGAATCATTAAAAGCAAAGGAATAAATAATACTGAGGTGGTCAAGAGGCTGGTGTTAGATAATGTTGCTTCACAAAGAGAAGTACTTTCCAGTAGGTCAGAGAGATTGTTGCAGGGCCTCTAGAGCTGATGTTTAAAGatacagagaggaaagaaaaagttgtTGTTGGGTGGTGCTCTTATAGACGGTCACACAATTACCCCCAATTTCTCGTGGACCTTCAGGTCTCTGGCCACAGCGCAGAATTCCTGGAAGGATATTTTCCCATCTCCATCCTTGTCCAGGGCGATGATGGTTTTGTCCACCAGCTGCTGTAACTGCCAGTCTTTCAGGTTGTCTCCCACCATCATGTTTAGCACCTGGAAGAGCTCCCCGTTGGAAATGTAGCCGTCTTTGTCCATGTCATAGATGCTGAAAGCAAACCTCAGCTTCTGCTCCTTGTCGCCCTTGACACTGAACTGGGAGGTCCCCACGAGGAATTCCTTGAAGTCCACTTCTCCGTTGCCGTCTGTGTCGAAAACATCGAACACTCGCTGC
The nucleotide sequence above comes from Phacochoerus africanus isolate WHEZ1 chromosome 2, ROS_Pafr_v1, whole genome shotgun sequence. Encoded proteins:
- the PPP3R2 gene encoding calcineurin subunit B type 2 — encoded protein: MGNEPSYPVEMASQFDQNEIKQLSKRFKKVDLDSSGTLSMKELMSLPGLQVNPLVQRVFDVFDTDGNGEVDFKEFLVGTSQFSVKGDKEQKLRFAFSIYDMDKDGYISNGELFQVLNMMVGDNLKDWQLQQLVDKTIIALDKDGDGKISFQEFCAVARDLKVHEKLGVIV